In a genomic window of Hippoglossus stenolepis isolate QCI-W04-F060 chromosome 17, HSTE1.2, whole genome shotgun sequence:
- the ssr2 gene encoding translocon-associated protein subunit beta, which translates to MLHLIVVLALVSLGSSEEGARLLASKSLLNRYAVEGRDLTLQYNIYNVGSSVALEVELSDDSFPPEDFGIVSGMLNVKWDRIAPASNVSHTVVLRPLKAGYFNFTSASVSYLAQEGGQVVVGFTSAPGQGGILAQREFDRRFSPHYLDWAAFGVMTLPSIGIPLLLWYSSKRKYDSPKAKKN; encoded by the exons ATGCTGCACCTGATTGTGGTCCTGGCCCTGGTCAGTCTGGGCTCAAGTGAAGAGGGGGCCCGTTTGCTGGCCTCTAAATCCCTGCTGAACCGATATGCTGTGGAGGGCCGTGATCTCACCCTACAGTACAACATCTACAATGTTGGCTCCAG TGTTGCTCTGGAGGTGGAGCTTTCAGATGATTCTTTTCCCCCTGAAGACTTTGGAATTGTTTCAGGAATGTTGAATGTCAAATGGGACAGGATTGCACC AGCCAGCAATGTCTCTCACACAGTGGTGTTGCGCCCGCTGAAGGCTGGTTACTTTAATTTCACCTCTGCGTCTGTCAGCTACCTGGCCCAGGAGGGCGGACAAGTCGTG GTTGGCTTCACTAGTGCCCCAGGCCAGGGAGGCATCCTGGCTCAGAGGGAGTTTGACCGCCGCTTCTCTCCTCATTAT CTGGACTGGGCTGCATTTGGTGTAATGACTCTGCCCTCCATCGGCATTCCTCTGCTCCTATGGTACTCCAGCAAAAGGAAGTACGACTCACCAAAGGCCAAGAAGAACTGA